A section of the Mesorhizobium loti genome encodes:
- the osmF gene encoding glycine betaine ABC transporter substrate-binding protein OsmF: MFSIKALAGAALALGITAASASAQVVVSSKIDTEGGVLGNIIQLVLNANNIKTTDRIQLGGTPVVRKAITAGEIDIYPEYTGNAAFFFEKADDPVWKDAAKAYEAAKKLDYDANKIVWLSPAPANNTWAIALRKEVTDENKLVTLSDFGKYVAGGGKVVLAASSEFVNSAAALPAFQTTYSFTLKPDQLITLSGGDTAATIAAAANQTSGANAAMVYGTDGGIAPSGLVVLEDDKGVQPVYQPAPIIRESVLKEHPEIETLLKPVFAKLDLVTLQELNGRVQVGGEPVKGVAEDFLKKNGFLK; encoded by the coding sequence ATGTTTTCAATCAAGGCTCTGGCTGGCGCGGCGCTCGCGCTCGGCATCACGGCGGCTTCCGCCAGTGCCCAGGTGGTCGTGTCCTCGAAGATCGACACCGAGGGCGGCGTACTCGGCAACATCATCCAGCTCGTGCTCAACGCCAACAACATCAAGACAACGGACCGCATCCAGCTCGGCGGCACGCCGGTGGTGCGCAAGGCGATCACCGCCGGCGAGATCGACATCTATCCCGAATACACCGGAAATGCCGCCTTCTTCTTCGAAAAGGCCGATGACCCGGTCTGGAAGGATGCCGCCAAGGCTTATGAGGCGGCCAAGAAGCTCGACTATGATGCCAACAAGATCGTCTGGCTGTCGCCGGCGCCGGCCAACAACACCTGGGCGATCGCGCTGCGCAAGGAAGTGACGGACGAAAACAAGCTCGTCACCCTGTCGGACTTCGGCAAATACGTCGCCGGCGGCGGCAAGGTGGTGCTGGCGGCGTCCTCCGAGTTCGTCAATTCGGCGGCAGCCCTTCCGGCCTTCCAGACCACCTACAGCTTCACCCTGAAGCCGGACCAGTTGATCACGCTCTCGGGCGGCGACACGGCGGCGACTATCGCCGCGGCGGCCAACCAGACCAGTGGCGCCAACGCTGCCATGGTCTATGGCACCGACGGCGGCATCGCGCCGTCCGGCCTGGTCGTGCTTGAGGACGACAAGGGCGTGCAGCCGGTCTACCAACCCGCCCCGATCATCCGCGAATCCGTGCTCAAGGAACATCCCGAGATCGAGACGCTGCTGAAGCCGGTCTTCGCCAAGCTCGACCTCGTCACGCTGCAGGAGCTGAACGGCCGCGTGCAGGTCGGCGGTGAGCCGGTCAAGGGCGTCGCCGAGGACTTCCTGAAGAAGAACGGCTTTCTGAAGTAG
- a CDS encoding MFS transporter produces MTATTVEVGRDARHTALILAASQAIIGSAAPIAISMGALAGQYLLGADKSLATAPITGFNLGVALGALPAAAIIRRLGQRGGFMTGTVVTALGGLIATLALFHGSFWLFAFALLVIGIGGAFVQQFRFAAADNAPPEFKARAISFVLAGGIVTAILGPQIVIFTRELFAPVMFAGSFAAILPLAAVGAVTLSFLRLPAKAASKVDVAGGDARPLAEIVTRPRFVAALFCAVGCYALMSFVMTGAPLAMVGCGLSENDATLGISWHVMAMFAPSFFTGSLIHRFGAERIVAIGLLLLIGCAAVALSGLALWQFWTSLILLGLGWNFGFIGATAMVAASYRPSEKGKVQGFHDFALFGSVACASLLSGMVYNAWGWEMLNWMIFPVTVLCFLALGTLKLTGPRKSDA; encoded by the coding sequence GTGACAGCCACCACTGTCGAGGTGGGCAGGGACGCGCGGCACACCGCTTTGATCCTCGCTGCCTCGCAGGCGATTATCGGTTCGGCTGCACCCATAGCCATCTCCATGGGTGCACTGGCAGGGCAATACCTGCTCGGCGCCGACAAGTCGTTGGCGACGGCGCCGATCACCGGCTTCAACCTTGGCGTGGCGCTTGGCGCTTTGCCGGCCGCGGCCATTATCCGCCGGCTGGGCCAGCGCGGCGGCTTCATGACCGGAACCGTCGTCACCGCGCTTGGCGGCCTGATCGCCACCCTGGCGCTTTTCCACGGCAGTTTCTGGCTGTTCGCGTTCGCGCTGCTCGTGATCGGCATCGGTGGTGCCTTCGTCCAGCAGTTCCGCTTCGCCGCCGCCGACAACGCGCCGCCGGAGTTCAAGGCGCGCGCCATCTCCTTCGTGCTGGCCGGCGGCATCGTCACCGCCATCCTTGGGCCGCAGATCGTCATCTTCACCCGTGAACTGTTCGCGCCGGTGATGTTTGCCGGGTCATTCGCCGCTATCCTGCCGCTTGCCGCGGTTGGAGCCGTTACCCTGTCGTTTCTGCGCCTGCCGGCAAAGGCCGCCAGCAAGGTTGATGTTGCCGGCGGCGATGCCAGACCCCTGGCCGAAATCGTCACCAGGCCGCGCTTCGTCGCCGCACTGTTCTGCGCCGTCGGCTGCTATGCGCTGATGAGCTTCGTCATGACCGGCGCGCCACTGGCCATGGTTGGCTGTGGCCTGTCGGAGAATGATGCGACGCTGGGCATTTCCTGGCACGTCATGGCGATGTTCGCGCCGAGCTTCTTCACCGGCTCGCTGATCCATCGGTTTGGCGCCGAGCGCATCGTCGCCATTGGCCTGCTGCTGCTGATCGGCTGCGCTGCGGTAGCCTTGTCGGGCCTGGCGCTGTGGCAATTCTGGACATCGCTGATCCTGCTCGGTCTCGGCTGGAATTTCGGCTTCATCGGCGCCACCGCCATGGTCGCTGCCAGCTACCGGCCGTCGGAAAAGGGCAAGGTGCAGGGTTTTCACGACTTCGCCCTGTTCGGCTCCGTCGCCTGCGCGTCGCTGCTGTCGGGCATGGTCTACAACGCCTGGGGCTGGGAGATGCTCAACTGGATGATCTTTCCGGTCACCGTTCTGTGCTTTTTGGCACTTGGCACGTTGAAACTGACGGGCCCGCGCAAATCCGACGCCTGA
- the nusB gene encoding transcription antitermination factor NusB produces MSEPASPGQPAIRHANKRGAARLAAVQALYQMDVAGSGVFEITAEYEAFRLGKEVDGALYREADAQWFRAILTGVVENQKTIDPIIRQALTDDWPLSRLDSTLRAIMRAGVYELMKREDVPVAVIVSEYVDIAKAFYEEDEPKLVNAVLDRVSRRVRGEGRGKDAS; encoded by the coding sequence GTGAGCGAACCCGCTTCGCCCGGACAGCCCGCGATACGCCACGCCAACAAGCGCGGTGCCGCCCGTCTGGCTGCCGTGCAGGCGCTCTACCAGATGGATGTCGCCGGCAGCGGCGTCTTCGAGATCACCGCCGAATACGAGGCGTTCCGGCTTGGCAAGGAAGTCGACGGCGCGCTTTATCGCGAGGCGGATGCGCAATGGTTCCGCGCCATCCTGACCGGCGTCGTCGAGAACCAGAAGACCATCGATCCAATCATCCGCCAGGCGCTGACCGATGATTGGCCGCTGTCTCGGCTCGATTCGACGCTGCGCGCCATCATGCGCGCCGGCGTCTATGAATTGATGAAGCGCGAAGACGTGCCGGTGGCGGTCATCGTTTCGGAATATGTCGACATCGCCAAGGCTTTTTACGAGGAAGACGAACCGAAGCTGGTCAATGCCGTGCTCGACCGCGTGTCACGCCGGGTGCGCGGCGAGGGGCGCGGCAAGGACGCATCGTGA
- the ribH gene encoding 6,7-dimethyl-8-ribityllumazine synthase: protein MAGTSQHGKAFIRPKAKAHLLIVEARFHDDLADALLEGATSALDEAGATYDVITVPGSLEIPAVITFALDGAAEGGTNYDGFVALGTVIRGDTYHFDIVANESSRALMDLSVQDSVCIGNGILTTENDAQAWTRAKRSEGDKGGFAARAALTMIALKEQLGARS from the coding sequence ATGGCAGGCACATCCCAACACGGCAAAGCCTTCATTCGCCCGAAGGCGAAGGCGCATCTGCTGATTGTCGAAGCGCGCTTCCACGACGACCTTGCCGACGCGCTGCTCGAAGGCGCGACGAGCGCGCTCGATGAAGCGGGCGCGACCTACGATGTCATCACCGTTCCAGGTTCGCTGGAAATTCCCGCAGTGATTACCTTCGCTCTGGACGGTGCGGCGGAAGGCGGCACGAATTACGACGGTTTCGTTGCGCTCGGCACCGTCATTCGCGGCGACACCTATCATTTCGACATCGTCGCCAACGAATCCAGCCGCGCGCTGATGGACCTGTCCGTGCAGGACTCGGTCTGCATCGGCAACGGCATCCTGACCACCGAGAACGATGCACAGGCATGGACGCGGGCCAAGCGCTCGGAGGGCGACAAGGGCGGCTTTGCCGCGCGTGCGGCGCTGACCATGATCGCCCTCAAGGAACAATTGGGAGCGCGATCGTGA
- a CDS encoding GNAT family N-acetyltransferase produces MTGSTEASLRVEVLGPQHDRTLFESGVESLDRYLRMQAGQEARKNIAAPFVLVMPDGAIGGFYTLSSTAVDVGEWPVQTVRKLPRYRLIPATLLGRLAVDRRQQGRGYGRYLLADALLRSLRSEIASFAVIVDAKDENARRFYERESFLSFPDQPKKLFRPMADIAELFK; encoded by the coding sequence GTGACGGGCTCGACCGAGGCCTCTTTGCGAGTTGAAGTGCTTGGTCCGCAGCACGACAGAACCTTGTTTGAAAGCGGTGTAGAATCACTCGATCGATACCTTCGGATGCAGGCCGGACAAGAGGCCCGCAAAAACATTGCCGCGCCGTTCGTACTGGTCATGCCGGATGGAGCTATTGGTGGCTTTTACACGCTCTCATCGACTGCGGTGGATGTCGGCGAATGGCCTGTCCAAACTGTCCGTAAGCTGCCGCGTTATCGGCTCATTCCGGCAACGCTTCTCGGACGTCTGGCAGTCGATCGACGGCAACAGGGCAGGGGTTACGGTCGATACCTCCTGGCCGATGCCTTGCTTCGATCGCTCCGCAGCGAGATTGCCTCGTTCGCTGTCATTGTCGACGCAAAGGATGAGAACGCACGCCGCTTTTACGAACGAGAAAGCTTTCTGTCATTTCCCGATCAGCCTAAGAAGCTGTTTCGGCCAATGGCTGATATCGCAGAGCTGTTTAAATGA
- a CDS encoding DUF1778 domain-containing protein, with protein sequence MTAHPPRGRVRGERLETRVTADQKNLIEHAAALQGRTVTDFVLTSVQEAARRTIEEHQRLELSVRDSQAFVDALVNPKPVNDRLRDTVRRYRHATGT encoded by the coding sequence ATGACTGCACACCCACCGCGTGGCCGTGTTCGTGGCGAACGTCTTGAAACTCGCGTCACGGCCGACCAGAAGAACCTTATCGAGCACGCTGCGGCGCTCCAGGGCCGCACGGTAACGGACTTCGTGCTGACGAGCGTTCAGGAGGCTGCCCGCCGGACCATCGAGGAGCATCAGCGCCTGGAGCTATCCGTTCGTGACAGCCAGGCCTTCGTGGATGCCCTCGTCAATCCGAAACCAGTAAACGACCGCCTGCGCGATACGGTGCGTCGGTATCGCCACGCCACTGGCACCTGA
- a CDS encoding riboflavin synthase, with protein sequence MFTGIVTDIGIVAAVKPLSEGVGLRIDTVYDPETIAIGASISCGGVCLTVTALPEHGSNARWFEVEAWEEALRLTTASGWKSGTKVNLERALKIGDELGGHIVSGHVDGTAEIVERKDEGDAVRFTLEAPRHLAKFIAPKGSVALDGTSLTVNKVEGTRFDVLLIHHSLTVTTWGERKVGDRVNLEIDTMARYAARLAEAAKEGL encoded by the coding sequence ATGTTTACAGGAATTGTCACCGATATCGGCATCGTTGCGGCCGTCAAGCCGCTCAGCGAAGGCGTCGGCCTGCGCATCGATACCGTCTATGATCCCGAAACCATCGCCATCGGCGCCTCGATCTCCTGCGGCGGCGTCTGCCTGACGGTCACGGCGCTGCCCGAACATGGCTCGAACGCGCGCTGGTTCGAGGTCGAAGCCTGGGAAGAGGCCTTGCGGCTGACCACGGCCTCGGGCTGGAAATCCGGCACCAAGGTCAATCTCGAGCGGGCGCTGAAGATCGGCGACGAACTCGGCGGCCACATCGTGTCGGGCCATGTCGACGGTACTGCCGAGATTGTCGAGCGCAAGGACGAGGGCGACGCGGTGCGCTTCACGCTGGAGGCGCCGCGCCACCTGGCGAAGTTCATCGCGCCAAAGGGCTCCGTCGCACTCGACGGCACCTCGCTCACCGTCAACAAAGTGGAGGGCACCCGCTTCGACGTGCTGCTGATCCATCATTCGCTGACCGTCACCACCTGGGGCGAGCGCAAGGTCGGCGACCGCGTCAATCTCGAGATCGACACCATGGCGCGCTACGCGGCGCGACTGGCGGAGGCGGCGAAAGAGGGCTTGTAG
- the ribD gene encoding bifunctional diaminohydroxyphosphoribosylaminopyrimidine deaminase/5-amino-6-(5-phosphoribosylamino)uracil reductase RibD codes for MAAPQPSEAGQAALDRRFMAAALRLSRKNAGRTSTNPSVGTIIVRDDGEGPMIVGTGVTAVGGRPHAETEALAEAGELARGATAYVTLEPCAHHGRTPPCANALVNAGIARVVGAASDPDTRVSGKGYAILRAAGIEVVEKVLAAEAAEQMAGYLIRSLRKRPEVTLKLALSSDGKIGRKGAGQVAITGEVARRDVYLMRAESDAILIGVGTALEDDPALTVRLPGLENRSPARIILDRQIRLPEASKLVSGVDRVPLYVAACLEADPQRRAALERAGVRFIGTETHDGVVALPELLEDLGALGMASVLVEGGAQVAKAFLDEELVDRIVLFQGPEAIGEDGIASPVDADHISAGFRKLREMRFGEDTYAEWIRDL; via the coding sequence ATGGCAGCACCGCAACCGAGCGAGGCCGGACAAGCGGCCCTTGATCGCCGTTTCATGGCCGCGGCCCTGCGGCTTTCTCGCAAGAATGCGGGCAGGACCTCGACCAATCCTTCGGTCGGAACGATCATCGTGCGCGATGATGGCGAGGGGCCGATGATCGTCGGCACCGGCGTCACCGCCGTCGGTGGCCGTCCGCATGCCGAGACCGAGGCGCTGGCCGAGGCCGGCGAGCTCGCGCGTGGCGCCACGGCTTACGTCACTTTGGAACCCTGTGCCCACCACGGCCGCACGCCGCCTTGCGCCAATGCGCTGGTCAATGCCGGCATCGCGCGCGTCGTAGGGGCTGCCAGCGATCCGGACACGCGCGTCTCCGGCAAGGGCTACGCCATTCTGCGCGCCGCCGGCATCGAGGTGGTCGAGAAGGTGCTGGCCGCGGAGGCCGCCGAGCAGATGGCGGGCTATTTGATTCGATCCCTGCGAAAACGCCCGGAAGTGACGCTGAAGCTTGCGCTTTCGAGCGATGGCAAGATCGGCAGGAAAGGCGCCGGCCAGGTTGCGATCACCGGCGAGGTCGCTCGCCGCGACGTCTATCTGATGCGCGCGGAGTCGGACGCTATCCTGATCGGCGTCGGCACGGCGCTGGAAGACGACCCGGCACTGACCGTGCGCCTGCCTGGACTGGAAAACCGTTCGCCGGCGCGCATCATCCTCGATCGCCAGATACGGCTCCCGGAAGCCTCGAAGCTGGTTTCCGGTGTCGACCGCGTGCCGCTCTATGTCGCTGCCTGTCTTGAGGCTGATCCGCAGCGCCGCGCCGCGCTGGAACGCGCCGGCGTACGCTTCATAGGCACTGAAACGCATGACGGCGTGGTTGCCTTGCCGGAACTGCTCGAAGACCTGGGGGCGCTCGGCATGGCAAGCGTGCTGGTCGAGGGCGGCGCCCAGGTCGCCAAGGCATTCCTGGACGAAGAGCTGGTCGACCGCATCGTCTTGTTCCAGGGGCCGGAGGCGATTGGCGAGGACGGCATTGCATCGCCGGTCGATGCTGACCATATCTCGGCAGGCTTTCGCAAATTGCGCGAGATGCGCTTCGGCGAAGACACCTACGCCGAGTGGATAAGAGACCTCTAG
- the nrdR gene encoding transcriptional regulator NrdR — MRCPYCQSEDTQVKDSRPAEDGAAIRRRRVCPDCGGRFTTFERVQLRDLVVVKKSGRKVPFDRDKLLRSVEIAVRKRNVDPERIDRAVTGIVRQLESSGETEVASGEVGRLVMEALKSLDDVAYVRFASVYRNFREAKDFHELLGELKGDEDKTEEDAG, encoded by the coding sequence ATGCGCTGTCCCTATTGCCAGTCCGAAGATACGCAGGTGAAGGATTCGCGCCCCGCCGAGGATGGCGCGGCGATCCGCAGGCGGCGTGTCTGCCCCGATTGCGGCGGCCGTTTCACCACCTTCGAACGCGTGCAGTTGCGCGATCTGGTCGTGGTCAAGAAGTCGGGCCGGAAAGTACCGTTCGACCGCGACAAGCTGCTGCGCTCGGTTGAGATCGCGGTGCGCAAACGCAATGTCGATCCCGAGCGCATCGACCGCGCGGTGACCGGTATCGTGCGCCAGCTCGAAAGCTCCGGCGAGACGGAAGTGGCTTCCGGCGAGGTCGGCCGGCTGGTCATGGAGGCGTTGAAATCGCTCGACGACGTCGCCTATGTGCGCTTTGCCTCGGTCTACCGCAATTTCCGCGAGGCCAAGGATTTCCACGAGTTGCTGGGCGAACTGAAGGGCGACGAAGACAAGACCGAAGAGGACGCCGGCTGA
- the glyA gene encoding serine hydroxymethyltransferase: MATAAAASNKFESFFETTLEDADPEIFGAIRNELGRQRHEIELIASENIVSRAVLEAQGSIMTNKYAEGYPGKRYYGGCQFVDVAEELAIERAKKLFGCNFANVQPNSGSQMNQAVFLALLQPGDTFMGLDLNSGGHLTHGSPVNMSGKWFKVVSYGVRKDDHLLDMDAIEKTAHETKPKLILAGGTAYSRIWDWKRFREIADAVGAYLMVDMAHIAGLVAGGVHPSPLPHAHVVTTTTHKSLRGPRGGMILCNDEDIAKKMNSAVFPGLQGGPLMHVIAAKAVAFGEALKPSFKVYAESVAANAKALASSLKETGLDIVSGGTDNHLMLVDLRPKNATGKRAEAALGRANITCNKNGIPFDPEKPFVTSGVRLGTPAGTTRGFGQAEFREIGKLIAEVLDGLKVANSDEGNAAVEAAVKAKVVALTDRFPLYPYLG, from the coding sequence ATGGCAACAGCAGCGGCAGCGTCGAATAAATTCGAATCCTTCTTCGAAACCACGCTGGAAGACGCCGATCCGGAGATTTTCGGCGCCATCCGCAACGAACTCGGTCGACAGCGCCACGAGATCGAACTGATCGCTTCGGAAAACATCGTCTCGCGCGCGGTGCTCGAGGCGCAAGGGTCGATCATGACCAACAAATATGCCGAAGGCTATCCGGGTAAGCGCTATTACGGCGGCTGCCAGTTCGTCGACGTGGCCGAGGAACTGGCCATCGAGCGGGCGAAGAAGCTGTTCGGATGCAATTTCGCCAACGTCCAGCCGAATTCCGGCAGCCAGATGAACCAGGCGGTATTCCTGGCGCTGCTGCAGCCCGGCGACACCTTCATGGGCCTTGATCTCAATTCCGGTGGCCATCTTACCCATGGCTCGCCTGTGAACATGAGCGGCAAATGGTTCAAGGTCGTCTCCTATGGCGTGCGCAAGGACGACCATCTGCTCGACATGGACGCGATCGAGAAGACCGCGCATGAGACCAAGCCGAAGCTGATCCTGGCCGGCGGCACCGCCTATTCGCGCATCTGGGACTGGAAGCGTTTCCGCGAGATCGCTGACGCGGTTGGCGCTTATCTGATGGTCGACATGGCGCACATTGCCGGCCTCGTCGCCGGCGGCGTGCACCCGTCGCCGCTGCCGCACGCGCATGTGGTGACGACCACCACGCACAAGTCGCTGCGCGGCCCGCGCGGCGGCATGATCCTGTGCAACGACGAGGACATTGCCAAGAAGATGAACTCGGCGGTGTTCCCCGGCCTGCAGGGCGGCCCGCTGATGCATGTCATCGCCGCCAAGGCGGTGGCCTTCGGCGAGGCGCTGAAGCCGAGCTTCAAGGTCTATGCCGAGAGCGTGGCCGCCAATGCCAAGGCGCTGGCTTCGAGCCTCAAGGAGACCGGTCTCGACATCGTTTCCGGTGGTACCGACAACCATCTGATGCTGGTCGATTTGCGCCCCAAGAACGCCACGGGCAAGCGCGCCGAGGCAGCTCTTGGCCGCGCCAACATCACCTGCAACAAGAACGGTATTCCCTTCGATCCGGAAAAGCCCTTCGTCACCTCGGGCGTGCGCCTCGGCACCCCTGCCGGCACGACGCGCGGCTTTGGCCAGGCCGAATTCCGCGAGATCGGCAAGCTGATCGCCGAAGTGCTTGATGGTCTCAAGGTCGCCAATTCCGACGAGGGCAATGCCGCGGTCGAGGCGGCGGTCAAGGCCAAGGTCGTGGCGCTGACCGATCGTTTTCCGCTCTATCCTTATCTCGGTTGA
- a CDS encoding Na+/H+ antiporter, whose product MQAAILVLVVLVFVAVSGALVRLVRVPLPILQIAMGAALAWPVRGIHIEIDPELFLLVFIPPLLFSDAFGAPKRDLMALRGPILDLAIGLVFFTIVGFGYALHWLVPSIPLVVAFALAAVLSPTDAVAVSSIVDRSVVPARLMHILEGESLLNDASGLVMFRFAVAAALTGSFSFADASLSFLYAVVVGILAGVAALFVAAKALQLLNRIGDVPPEAQVLITILLPFVAYLAAEHFEASGILAAVTAGLLTGSTGIFRFLGVSARVQTISLWTTFSFVFNGALFIVLGLQLPEIIRKVPPELTGNYPLIQPVLTVMALTLCLIALRFVWIWIGDIMAGLAARLGKRRAEPFGLRVRLAGSVAGVRGAITLAGILSLPLALQDGSPFPARDLVIFLAAGVIICSLAIASLALPVIARGLVEPGEDAGAAEERMARVGAAKAAIAHLESIAQTDDEEGDVPGVRLAAANGIVAAYRRRIAAADEADEARAEMREAGRLEIDLRLAGIAAERDALRAMLRRGEINDHTARALFTEITLTEALLDGRQARK is encoded by the coding sequence ATGCAAGCCGCCATCCTTGTCCTCGTCGTGCTCGTCTTCGTCGCCGTTTCCGGCGCGCTGGTGCGGCTGGTGCGGGTGCCGCTGCCGATCCTGCAGATTGCGATGGGCGCCGCGCTCGCATGGCCGGTGCGCGGCATCCATATCGAGATCGATCCTGAACTGTTCCTGCTGGTGTTCATTCCACCGCTGCTGTTCAGTGACGCTTTTGGCGCGCCCAAGCGCGACCTGATGGCATTGCGCGGACCCATCCTCGACCTTGCCATCGGCCTCGTCTTCTTCACCATTGTCGGCTTCGGCTATGCCTTGCACTGGCTGGTGCCGAGCATTCCGCTGGTCGTTGCCTTCGCGCTCGCGGCGGTCCTGTCACCGACCGACGCGGTGGCAGTCTCCTCGATCGTCGACAGAAGCGTGGTCCCGGCGCGGCTGATGCACATTCTGGAAGGCGAGTCGCTGCTCAACGATGCGTCGGGCCTGGTCATGTTCCGCTTTGCCGTCGCGGCGGCATTGACCGGCAGTTTTTCCTTCGCTGACGCCTCGCTGAGTTTCCTCTACGCCGTGGTGGTCGGCATCCTGGCCGGCGTGGCGGCATTGTTCGTCGCCGCCAAGGCGCTGCAACTCCTGAACCGCATCGGCGACGTGCCGCCCGAGGCGCAGGTGCTGATCACCATCCTGCTTCCCTTCGTCGCCTATCTGGCCGCCGAGCACTTCGAGGCTTCGGGTATCCTGGCCGCGGTGACCGCCGGCCTTTTGACCGGGAGCACCGGCATATTCCGCTTTCTTGGCGTTTCGGCGCGCGTGCAGACGATCTCGCTCTGGACGACATTTTCCTTCGTCTTCAACGGCGCGCTGTTCATCGTGCTCGGCCTGCAGCTCCCCGAAATCATCCGCAAGGTGCCACCGGAGCTCACCGGCAACTATCCGCTCATTCAGCCGGTGCTGACCGTGATGGCGCTGACCTTGTGCCTGATCGCGCTCCGTTTCGTCTGGATCTGGATCGGCGACATCATGGCGGGGCTTGCGGCCCGGCTTGGCAAACGCAGGGCCGAGCCATTCGGCCTGCGCGTGCGGCTCGCCGGATCGGTGGCCGGCGTGCGTGGCGCCATAACGCTGGCCGGCATATTGTCGCTGCCGCTGGCCCTGCAGGACGGCTCGCCGTTTCCCGCGCGGGACCTTGTCATCTTTCTCGCCGCCGGCGTCATCATCTGCTCCCTGGCGATCGCCAGCCTGGCCTTGCCCGTCATCGCGCGCGGACTGGTCGAACCGGGTGAAGACGCAGGCGCCGCCGAGGAACGCATGGCGCGTGTCGGCGCGGCAAAGGCCGCGATCGCCCACCTTGAAAGCATCGCGCAGACCGACGACGAGGAGGGCGATGTGCCCGGCGTCAGGCTCGCCGCCGCCAATGGGATTGTCGCTGCCTACCGGCGGCGCATCGCGGCGGCCGACGAGGCCGATGAAGCGCGCGCAGAGATGCGCGAGGCGGGGAGGCTGGAGATCGACCTGAGGCTGGCCGGCATCGCCGCCGAGCGTGACGCCTTGCGCGCCATGCTACGCCGCGGCGAGATCAACGACCACACGGCGCGGGCGTTGTTCACCGAGATCACGCTCACCGAAGCTCTTCTGGACGGCAGGCAGGCACGAAAATAA
- a CDS encoding L,D-transpeptidase family protein — protein sequence MRTSRRFFLSGASLLAAAMVAGRASAQDVIGDILKSSARGNWDDQFDARASEGGKVASTLPIFSPQTVAFTEQAVAQYQNIVGQGGWVEVSATKKLQLGVDDPDVVPLRKRLMVAGDLSQSAGISTAFDSYVDSAVKRFQLRHGLPADGSMGKYTYAAMNVSAQVRLGQLQTNLQRLKEKAGTLGSRYVLVDIPAAQVEAVENDRVVLRHTAIVGKIDRQTPIVNSKINEIIVNPYWNAPVSIVRKDIIPLMRKDPDYLKNSHIRLFAPDGSEVDPMNVDWSTDDAAKYRFRQDPGSENAMASVKINFPSPDGVYMHDTPQQSLFGKMMRFDSSGCVRVQNVRDLVTWILRDTPGWDRQHFEAAIKTGQNTPIQVTNPVPVHFLYLSAWSTGPGVVQFRDDVYALDGASELQITSSL from the coding sequence ATGAGAACCAGCCGCCGCTTCTTCCTTTCCGGAGCCTCGTTGCTCGCCGCCGCCATGGTGGCCGGCCGCGCGAGCGCGCAGGATGTGATCGGAGATATCCTGAAATCCTCGGCCCGCGGCAATTGGGACGACCAATTCGACGCCCGTGCCAGCGAAGGCGGCAAGGTGGCGTCGACGCTGCCGATCTTCAGCCCTCAGACGGTTGCGTTCACGGAGCAGGCGGTCGCGCAGTATCAGAACATTGTCGGGCAGGGTGGCTGGGTAGAGGTCTCCGCGACCAAGAAGCTGCAACTCGGCGTCGATGATCCCGATGTCGTGCCGCTGCGCAAGCGGCTCATGGTCGCTGGCGACCTTTCGCAGAGCGCCGGCATCTCGACGGCCTTCGATTCCTATGTCGACTCGGCGGTGAAGCGCTTCCAGCTGCGCCACGGCCTGCCCGCTGACGGCTCGATGGGCAAATACACCTATGCGGCGATGAACGTTTCGGCGCAGGTCCGGCTTGGCCAGCTGCAAACCAATCTGCAGCGGCTGAAGGAGAAGGCCGGCACGCTGGGCAGCCGCTATGTGCTGGTCGACATTCCGGCGGCCCAGGTCGAAGCGGTCGAGAACGACCGCGTCGTGCTTCGCCACACGGCAATCGTCGGCAAGATCGATCGCCAGACGCCGATCGTCAATTCCAAGATCAACGAGATCATCGTCAACCCGTACTGGAACGCGCCGGTCTCGATCGTGCGCAAGGACATCATTCCGCTGATGCGGAAGGATCCCGACTATTTGAAGAACAGCCATATCCGCCTGTTCGCGCCGGACGGCAGCGAAGTCGATCCGATGAACGTCGACTGGTCGACCGATGATGCTGCCAAATACCGGTTCCGCCAGGATCCCGGTTCGGAAAACGCCATGGCTTCGGTCAAGATCAATTTCCCGAGCCCGGACGGCGTCTACATGCACGACACGCCCCAGCAGAGCCTGTTCGGCAAAATGATGCGCTTCGACTCCTCGGGCTGCGTGCGCGTCCAGAACGTGCGCGATCTCGTAACCTGGATCCTGCGCGACACGCCCGGCTGGGACCGTCAGCATTTCGAGGCGGCGATCAAGACCGGCCAGAACACGCCGATCCAGGTCACCAACCCGGTGCCGGTGCACTTCCTCTATCTCTCGGCCTGGTCGACGGGACCTGGCGTGGTCCAGTTCCGCGACGACGTCTACGCGCTGGACGGCGCCAGCGAGCTGCAGATTACATCTTCGCTATAA